The sequence AATCCAAACAAATTTGCCCAATTTTCAGCAATAAATCGCCCATATTTAAAGAAAAATAGGATTCCCAAGCTATTTGACAAAGAAAGAAACAAAAGGAACCGCCGTATCCACAAGGACTTGGAAAATTCTAGGAGTCTTGAGAGGGAAAAATCAAGGACTGCTACCCAAAAGAGCAAAAGAAAATAAAGCGGATGCCAAAAACAATAAAAAATAGCACTAACAATAACCAAATAAACGACCAATACCAATCGGAATATGTACGATTTATTGGCATAATATTGTCCATTTTCAATCAGTAATATGCGCAGCAGCCACCACGAAGTCCAGGCTACTGCTAAATAGAGACAAAAAACAGCCGAATTAAAGAGCATATTATTGACTATTTTTAAGCACTATACGTTATACTTGCATTTTACCCCGCAATTAGGACAGGTACAGGTAACCTCCGCCTTGACACGCCTACCTTGGGCGCCTTCCACTTTCCCCACGGCGACAAAATCAAAGACCACACCCTCCGGAACAAAGTGCCCAGAACCATATTTTGCAGTTCCTTCAATCAAATTGGAACAAGCATGACATTTCACTCTTAACCGAATCGTTTCCGCCATATAAAAAAGAACGGTGACTCCCGAAAGCAGGGGTGGCAACTACTATTCCAGAACCTGACAATTTTACAGGTGTATGCAAATTTGATACACATGACAATTTGGCAGTTTTTCTGTCTGATTTAGCCCTATTCCCTTTTACTCCCAAGGTCCTATTTTCTATACGTCCTATCTTTTTGGGTTATCCCGAGAATGGAAATTTGCGGTCTAATTGCCGAAAAATGGACACTTGAAGCGGAGTCATTTAAACTTAAAATTAGATCATTCTCAGATAAACTATGGATTTTCTCTAGGAATACCTCCCTGTCGTGTCTACAGGGGAAACCAGGAGAAATCCCGCCTTTTTCTCTTCTGCCATAGGTTTTGTTGGGGCAGTGATTGACCATTTTTCGGCAGAAGGCATTGGGACACCTTTTTCTCTAAGAAACTTCCTAGGGGAACGTCAGAAGACTCTAGCCCGTTAGAAAGAAAGGAGGAATGGGAAATGAATGCCCTATTTTCGGCATTCCGAGAACTGCCCCTTCCAAGTCTGACGGACCGGAAACATGCCTGCATTTGGGTGCCCAAAGGCGAGCAGAGGCCGCCCAAATCTGAACTTTCTTTAAAAACCTAACAGAGGATAGATGCCCTTCCTGAGGCATTTACAGCTCAAGTCCCCATATTTCATAATTGACTATTTTTGGTCATTTTTTTTGGATCTAAAGGGAGAAACTGGAAAGAGTTATGAATGGAGTCCCATAAACTGTGATAAATGATTAATTTTGGTCAGTTTTTGCCTAAATGGAGACTATGTCCCGAATTCGCAGAATTGGCGATCCTACCCTGTAGTGCGCACAGGGCGGTTTCACTAGGCCGTGAGAAGAGAGGATTTAAGCCTTTTTAGAGCTAGTTTTGGTAGTAGCTTTTGGCTTCTTTACAGGAGATGTTGATTTTGTGGAAGTGCGCTTTGGTTTAGGGTGAGTAGTGGCTTGTTGTTTTCTTGTCGATTTGGAGCCACTGGAATCCGAATTTCTGTCTTCTTCTCCCGAAGCAAAGTCACTAGGAACTCTTCCATTGCGTTTGACCATGTAGATGAAATGTCGGACATACTGAGTGTAGGGTTCATGGATGGCTTTCGGATCGAAGTTTTTTGCATCCTGAAGGAGTTGATTGACGAGAGCCAAAGGGAGGTCATCCTTACTGGTGGCCATAAGAATTTCCAATCGTTTGCAGATCTCCGAGTCATTGACTTCGGTAGAGAGTTTTCGCATTGCGTTGAGAAATTTTTGGAAGGCAACTCGCTTCGGCTGAGACATATCCCCAGAAAACCAAAAAGTCCTGAGTTGGCAATCGATTTTACAGGGTATTGCTTTGACTCGTTCTCAAAAATAGAAAGTCGTAAGCCGGGCGCCCAAGGTTTTTCCTGAGACGAGGTTTCGCATTTTTTAGCCAATACAAATTGAGAGCAGAAAATTTCAGAAGTAAATTGAGGAGCCAATACTTGCATACCTGCCGAGACTTTAGAATAAGAGCCTTCCCCTTCATTTCCGGAAGAGGTCTCGAATGCAATCTCCGTATTTTGGTCCACTGTCACCTCATTAACCAAACCATCTCTCAGTTCGATAGGAGCGAGGAGTTCATCGTTTGGAATGATCACAGGTAAGTCAGACTCGTTAGCAAAGAGGCCTGAAGCTGGAAATACAAAAAGAACAGATAGCAAGAGGCAAATTGCAAAACTTTGCAATTTCTGTGCCATATTTTTGTATTTTCCCAAGAAAACCATAGGATTCTCCTCAGTTTTCCTCGAAATCGCAGAAAAATAAAGCCTTTTTTACAGGATTTTGACTATTTTTTGATGATTTGTGAACGCACCCGGAGTTTCCATTCCCAGAGAACAATTTCCTGTTCTAGGTCCTGAGCCGTTTCCTGCTCTTTTGCAAGAAGTGCATAAATCATATTGGAGATCTCTTTGGAAAATCCCAAATCCAATTCCTTTTCGAAATCTTCCACTCGGAATTCTAAAATGAGAACCGCCAAACGAAAAGCCTCATTCATGGCAGCAAGCTGTGGTTTCACGGCGTCCAATTCCGGCTTTTTCAATTCGTTTTTGATCATCACATCCAAGAAGGTACGAATGAACATTACATCGTCAGAGGAAAGGTGAAAATCTAAAAGTAGCTGTTTTACCTTATCTAACTCCATGGCACGAAGATGGATCCGAGCCAAAAAAACAGGGTTTTCGCTATAGGTATTTAGGTTTTGGTTTTTGGCAACATCGGTCGCCCGAACTTTGTCATAATCAACCACTCCCTTATCTTTGGATGTGTCCGTTTTGGGGGACTGCGATTCGGCTGAAGTATTGATCCTTTTTTTGATCACAAGGATATTCATACTCGGGTATCGGATCTTAAAAGAAACCATATCTGACCTTGGGATTTCTTCATCCACCACGAGATACTGAGCCTGCTCTCCTCTCTCCCAAGCAGCCATCAAATCTTCCTTACTTTTGTAATGATAAATGACAACAGGAAGGACATCGCTTTGGCTCCCCGTTCCGAGGTAAATGGTTTTGATTTCGTTGGAGAACCCATGTTGGTAAGGGATAACCAGTTTGCCAGCCTTAACGTTGACAAAGGAAAGTTCTCCCAAATGAAAATGCGAAACGTCAAAATCGTCCCCAAAAAACCCAACCCGGGGGACATTGACTACAATGGAATTATTCCTGGCCCCTTTGGGAACCTCTGGGCCGGTCTCCGTAAAAACAACGTAAGTTAACTTGGAAAGCCGAACTTTGACGAGAAAACCAGCAGGGGTCTTCCTCTCTTCGTATACAGTATCATCCATTTTTACATTAAACCAAGTTGTTTCATTTTATATTGGAGGGATCCCCTCGAAATGCCCAAGGCCTTTGCCATCCGGATTTGGTTGCCTGAAAAGATCCGCATGGCAAGCAGAATCTTCTGCCTTTCTAAGGCCTCAGTTCCACGCCGCAAGTCTAAATCTTCTGCATCGGGAATCTCTAAATCCATTTTAAATTTCCCTGGTTCCAAATCTACTGGCTCCACTTGGTTCGTCCGGCAGGTCAAAATCCCGGTTAAAATAGCATTCCTTAAATCTGTAAAATTTTCCGAATAAGATCTGGATATCAATTCCTGCAAACTCATTGCCCCTAAATGTAAACCCGAACGGTTCTGTGAATCGCATAATTCTTCGAAAATCGCCTGCACCAAAGTTTGTAATTTTGCTTTGGGAAGGAACCTAAGGGATGGTAGTACCAACGAATTTTTTTGTAAAAATCTTTCAAATTCAGGCAACATTTCTTGCCCCATTCCTTCTGGCCCAAGCAAAAATAACGACCCGGAATATCCAGATTTGGACCACCAATCGAGAAGGATTTGCTGTTGTCCCAAATTCAAACTTTGGATTCCTGCCAGGACTAAACTACCATGCCGCGACTCCGTCCCCCAAAGGTCCAAGGCTTTCTCTAGTTTCCCAAAATGGTCAGGCAACGACTCGATTACAAGGATGGGGGCGCCAGGTAAATTGGTTTGATGAATCCACTTCGCTAAAGTTTTTTTTCCTGAGCCAGATGGACCGAGAATGGTTAAGATTTTCTGTTTTGTAAATTCTGAAATCGCAAGATCTAAATTGGGAATTTCCTTGCGGTATAAAGAATACGAATTTTCAGAAGAAGTGACCTCTTTGCTAACGGGTATCCCTTGAGTTCTACCCCATTC comes from Leptospira bandrabouensis and encodes:
- a CDS encoding phosphatidylinositol phospholipase yields the protein MSQPKRVAFQKFLNAMRKLSTEVNDSEICKRLEILMATSKDDLPLALVNQLLQDAKNFDPKAIHEPYTQYVRHFIYMVKRNGRVPSDFASGEEDRNSDSSGSKSTRKQQATTHPKPKRTSTKSTSPVKKPKATTKTSSKKA
- a CDS encoding helix-turn-helix domain-containing protein produces the protein MPSQAISLLASDKTGKDWMDSVLPVLWEKLCTELGLSSGVVVLKIEGEDSFYESASFGYGEDGFYYSFLNRDSLHWEELMRSQEPVFFSGSEFELFGKKTNAFAIRIRAGQKEIGFLLAEIEVSNSLPVGIFLSLLADKVGNEWGRTQGIPVSKEVTSSENSYSLYRKEIPNLDLAISEFTKQKILTILGPSGSGKKTLAKWIHQTNLPGAPILVIESLPDHFGKLEKALDLWGTESRHGSLVLAGIQSLNLGQQQILLDWWSKSGYSGSLFLLGPEGMGQEMLPEFERFLQKNSLVLPSLRFLPKAKLQTLVQAIFEELCDSQNRSGLHLGAMSLQELISRSYSENFTDLRNAILTGILTCRTNQVEPVDLEPGKFKMDLEIPDAEDLDLRRGTEALERQKILLAMRIFSGNQIRMAKALGISRGSLQYKMKQLGLM